In the Anguilla anguilla isolate fAngAng1 chromosome 7, fAngAng1.pri, whole genome shotgun sequence genome, one interval contains:
- the LOC118231115 gene encoding E3 ubiquitin-protein ligase Topors-like — protein sequence MMAPTKMKLRMRKKDASGKASQSMSAEASPDSKCPICLDRFNNMASLDRCLHKFCFRCIHEWSKNKAECPLCKQPFNSIFHTIKAENDFKEFVLRPAENGTLGSPGSPGAVRLRYGGAAAALGRERRQSPRRTSPPPDHGIMFEGLTGSAPLQQDRGVQRMMVRLAARRRAQKQGRAVRHLREQEMVTFRRALYRTGVRVRSVRDGGRHRDVSAAFFQRNPACLHRLVPWLKRELTVLYGTHGSLVNIVQHIIMSRVTRYDMDDQAIQDELRPFLLTRTDHFLHELISFARSPFSMEAYDQHAVYDCPAPSYEEGSSSDSSVIAISEDEEDPAELARRPASATGSGLSQAPWDDETPGPSYSTAEQTQSPSLSVSESASESSRGEAGGPQAQPSALVKADPTAKEDRDASSAEEDCMIVGYVKPMAERTPELVQLSSNSEEEESAREEPPQHLRFPSLSPPSSSAGSPAPKRGSPGAPGQGLPRGTPEPAGEDPCASELQRQHGSSPGGDCVAHTDAAFAPTDRPGDEPARETDAGGHGDRSRERSGSGGGRRSGSAELGCPARSPTISVHSDSTLSRGRVRSQSPSRDRVRERRRDRVAGQPRHGRGEAAAAYSYHWESYSHYSRESRSGGVLYTQSRAYRSRLYAGPARGPRPRSRSRPREPQHRARARSRSRSPSSTSSQGSRPAPRGSRHDKPGGKRKYKTRHLEESAKGRAPRAPAPPAGPALKDSRGGERRRKRSRRKSRSPSVEIVYEGKATGAARRHQRKRKKHRKRSRRHRSQEHRSPTVITIDSDSDRAADVSDRVEVSDQTTDAGPFGSENEVSAGTEPPSDAHLLESILQDLQQHILPVDQDRAAAVASAGAAAAELSPDYDKCGALRGESGHSCVSSGDEAGAGSPVITIGSHFIRQSSLDEAPDASAVCCSD from the coding sequence ATGATGGCGCCTACAAAGATGAAACTGCGGATGAGGAAGAAAGATGCTTCCGGCAAGGCGTCGCAGAGCATGTCTGCGGAGGCTTCGCCGGACTCCAAGTGCCCCATCTGCCTGGACCGATTCAACAACATGGCCTCCCTGGACCGCTGCCTGCACAAGTTCTGCTTCCGCTGCATCCACGAGTGGTCCAAGAACAAAGCCGAGTGCCCCCTGTGCAAGCAGCCCTTCAACTCCATCTTCCACACCATCAAGGCCGAGAACGACTTCAAGGAGTTCGTCCTGCGGCCGGCGGAGAACGGGACCCTGGGGAGCCCCGGCAGCCCTGGCGCCGTCCGGCTCCGGTACGGCGGCGCCGCCGCGGCGCTGGGACGGGAGCGGCGGCAGTCCCCGCGCAGGACGTCCCCGCCCCCGGACCACGGCATCATGTTCGAGGGCCTGacgggctccgcccccctgcagCAGGACCGGGGCGTCCAGCGCATGATGGTGCGGCTGGCGGCGAGGAGGCGGGCGCAGAAACAGGGGCGGGCGGTGCGCCACCTGCGGGAGCAGGAGATGGTGACGTTCCGGCGGGCGCTGTACCGCACCGGCGTGCGGGTGCGCAGCGTGCGGGACGGCGGCCGCCACCGGGACGTCTCGGCCGCCTTCTTCCAGCGCAACCCGGCCTGCCTGCACCGGCTGGTGCCCTGGCTGAAGCGGGAGCTGACGGTGCTGTACGGCACGCACGGCTCCCTGGTCAACATCGTGCAGCACATCATCATGTCCCGCGTCACGCGCTACGACATGGACGACCAGGCCATCCAGGACGAGCTGCGGCCCTTCCTGCTCACCCGCACCGACCACTTCCTGCACGAGCTGATCAGCTTCGCCCGCTCGCCCTTCAGCATGGAGGCGTACGACCAGCACGCCGTCTACGACTGCCCCGCGCCCTCCTACGAGGAGGGCAGCAGCTCGGACTCCTCCGTCATCGCCATCtcggaggacgaggaggacccCGCGGAGCTGGCCCGACGACCCGCCTCGGCGACAGGCAGCGGCCTGAGCCAGGCGCCCTGGGACGACGAGACCCCCGGGCCGTCCTACTCCACCGCGGAGCAGACGCAGTCGCCGTCGCTGTCCGTCAGCGAGTCGGCGTCGGAGAGCAGCaggggggaggcgggcgggCCCCAGGCCCAGCCCAGCGCCCTGGTGAAGGCCGACCCGACGGCGAAGGAGGACCGGGACGCCTCCTCCGCCGAGGAGGACTGCATGATCGTGGGCTACGTGAAGCCCATGGCGGAGCGGACGCCCGAGCTGGTGCAGCTCTCCTCCAactcggaggaggaggagtcggCCCGCGAGGAGCCGCCCCAGCACCTCCGCTTCCCCAGCCTCAGCCCGCCGTCCTCCTCCGCCGGCTCGCCCGCGCCCAAACGCGGCTCCCCGGGCGCGCCTGGCCAGGGCCTGCCCCGCGGGACGCCCGAGCCAGCGGGCGAGGACCCGTGCGCTTCGGAGCTGCAGAGACAGCACGGCTCCTCGCCCGGCGGGGACTGCGTCGCCCACACGGACGCGGCCTTCGCGCCCACTGACCGCCCCGGCGACGAGCCCGCCCGCGAGACGGACGCCGGAGGGCATGGCGACCGGTCGAGGGAGCGCTCGGGGTCCGGTGGCGGCAGGCGGTCGGGGAGCGCGGAGCTGGGCTGTCCGGCGAGGAGCCCCACCATCTCGGTGCACAGCGACAGCACGCTGTCCCGCGGGAGGGTGCGTTCGCAGTCGCCGTCCCGGGACAGGGTGCGAGAGAGGAGGCGGGACAGGGTCGCAGGCCAGCCCAGGCACGGGCGGGgcgaggcggcggcggcttATTCGTACCACTGGGAGTCCTACAGCCACTACAGCAGGGAGAGCCGGAGCGGAGGGGTGCTGTACACGCAGAGCCGGGCCTACCGGTCACGCCTGTAcgccggccccgcccgcggGCCCCGCCCGCGCAGTCGCAGCCGCCCCCGGGAGCCCCAGCACCGCGCCCGGGCCCGGTCCCGGTCCCGCAGCCCGTCCAGCACCAGCTCCCAGgggtcccgccccgccccccgcgggTCCCGCCACGACAAGCCCGGCGGGAAGAGGAAGTACAAGACCCGCCACCTGGAGGAGTCGGCCAAGGGCCGCGCCCCCAGAGCGCCGGCGCCGCCCGCAGGCCCCGCCCTCAAGGACAGCCGGGGGGGCGAGAGGCGGCGCAAGCGGTCGCGGAGGAAGAGCCGGAGCCCCAGCGTGGAGATCGTCTACGAGGGCAAGGCCACGGGCGCGGCCCGCAGGcaccagaggaagaggaagaagcacAGGAAGAGGAGCCGCAGGCACAGGAGCCAGGAGCACAGGTCCCCCACCGTCATCACCATAGACAGCGACAGCGACCGCGCGGCGGACGTCAGCGACCGCGTGGAAGTCTCGGACCAGACCACGGACGCCGGGCCGTTCGGCAGCGAGAACGAGGTCTCCGCCGGCACGGAGCCCCCGTCGGACGCGCACCTGCTGGAGTCCATCCTGCaggacctgcagcagcacatcCTGCCCGTCGACCAGGACCGCGCCGCCGCGGTCGCCAGCGCCGGAGCCGCGGCGGCGGAACTCTCTCCCGACTACGATAAGTGCGGCGCGCTGCGCGGCGAGAGCGGACACTCCTGCGTGTCGTCCGGCGACGAGGCGGGCGCCGGCAGCCCCGTGATCACCATCGGAAGCCATTTCATTCGACAGAGCAGTCTGGACGAGGCACCAGACGCCAGTGCGGTCTGTTGCTCTGACTGA